DNA from Aureimonas sp. AU20:
TTCTCGCAGGTCGGCTCGGAATCGGGCTGGCGCGCGGCCGAGACCTCGGTCACCAAGCAGGAAGCGCAAAAGCGCGGCATCGACCTGAAATTCGCCGATGCGCAGCAGAAGCAGGAAAACCAGATCAAGGCCATCCGCTCCTTCGTGGCGCAGGGCGTGGACGCGATCCTTCTCGCCCCCGTGGTCGCCACGGGCTGGGACGAAGTGCTGGGCGAAGCCAAGGAAGCCAAGATCCCGGTCGTGCTGCTCGACCGCAACATCGACACCAAGGACCCGTCGCTCTACCTGACCGCCGTCACCTCCGACCAGGTGCACGAGGGCAAGGTCGCCGGCGAGTATCTCGCCAAACAGGTCGGCGCCAAGCCCTGCAAGGTCGTGGAGCTTCAGGGCACCACCGGCTCCTCGCCCGCCATCGCGCGCAAGAAGGGCTTCGAGGAAGCCATCGCCGGCAAGAGCAACATCACCCTCGCCCGGTCGCAGACCGGCGACTTCACCCGCACCAAGGGTAAGGAAGTGATGGAAAGCTTCATCAAGGCCGAGAACGGCGGCAAGGACATCTGCGCGGTCTACGCCCACAACGACGACATGGCCGTCGGCGCCATCCAGGCCATCAAGGAAGCCGGCCTGAAGCCGGGCAAGGACATCATGGTCGTCTCGATCGACGCCGTGCCGGACATCTTCCAGGCCATCGCGAACGGCGAGGCCAACGCCACGGTGGAGCTGACGCCCAACATGGCCGGTCCGGCCTTCGACGCGCTGGAAGCCTACAAGAAGGACGGCAAGGAGCCGCCGAAGTGGATCCAGACCGAGTCCAAGCTCTACACGCAGAACGACGACCCGAAGAAGGTTCTGGAATCCAAGAAGGGCCTCGGCTACTGAGCCGCCCCCGCATCTGACCCGACCGAAAACCAACGCGCGGCGCCCCTTCGGCGCCGCGTCGCTTCCTGCCCGACATCCGTTCGGCATCGCGCCGGCCCAGCCCACTTCGCGAACGACCCGTCGCGAAGGTCTCGAGCCGTTCCGTCGTGCCGCGCCCGGTCGATGCGAGCCGCCTCGGCCGAACCGGACGCGGTGCCGAGCAGGCTCCCGGAACCAGCGGATCGCCTCCATGACCAGACTTCTGATTCAGGGCCTCACCAAGAGCTTTGCCGGCATGACGGCGCTCGACGGCGTGGACCTTCACCTGCGCGCGGGCGAGATCCACGCGCTTCTCGGCGAGAACGGGGCCGGCAAGTCCACCCTCATCAAGACGCTGACCGGCATCTACCGGCGCGACGGCGGGCGCATCGCGCTCGACGGCGCCGAGATCGAGCCGGCCGACAGCGGCGAGGCGCAGCGGCTCGGCATCGGCACGGTCTACCAGGAGGTGAACCTCCTGCCGAACCTCACCGTCGCGGAGAACCTGTTTCTCGGCCGCCAGCCGACCCGGTTCGGCTTCACCGACGGGCGCGCCATGCGCCGCCGCTCGGCAGAGCTCTTGGAAGCCTACGGTCTGGCGGTGAACCCCAATGCCACGCTCGGCAGCCTGTCCGTCGCCGTGCAGCAGCTCGTCGCCATCATCCGCGCGGTGGATCTTTCCGGCAAGGTGCTGATCCTCGACGAGCCCACCGCCAGCCTCGACGCGGCAGAGGTGGAGTCGCTCTTCGTCGCCATGCGAGCCTTGCGCGACAGGGGCCTTGCCATTCTCTTCGTCACCCATTTCCTGGATCAGGTCTTCGCGGTCTGCGACCGCGCCACGGTGCTGCGCAACGGCCGTCTGGTGGGCGAGAAGGCCATCGCCGAGACCTCCCGCATGGACATCGTCTCCATGATGCTGGGGCGCGAGCTGGACGAGGCCGTGTCGCACGCGGCCCCCGCGCCGCTCGCCTCGGGCGAGCCGCGCGTGTCCTTCCGCAACTATG
Protein-coding regions in this window:
- the ytfQ gene encoding galactofuranose ABC transporter, galactofuranose-binding protein YtfQ, which gives rise to MTIRRSLAAAFALATVLASPVLAADMVVGFSQVGSESGWRAAETSVTKQEAQKRGIDLKFADAQQKQENQIKAIRSFVAQGVDAILLAPVVATGWDEVLGEAKEAKIPVVLLDRNIDTKDPSLYLTAVTSDQVHEGKVAGEYLAKQVGAKPCKVVELQGTTGSSPAIARKKGFEEAIAGKSNITLARSQTGDFTRTKGKEVMESFIKAENGGKDICAVYAHNDDMAVGAIQAIKEAGLKPGKDIMVVSIDAVPDIFQAIANGEANATVELTPNMAGPAFDALEAYKKDGKEPPKWIQTESKLYTQNDDPKKVLESKKGLGY
- a CDS encoding sugar ABC transporter ATP-binding protein, whose protein sequence is MTRLLIQGLTKSFAGMTALDGVDLHLRAGEIHALLGENGAGKSTLIKTLTGIYRRDGGRIALDGAEIEPADSGEAQRLGIGTVYQEVNLLPNLTVAENLFLGRQPTRFGFTDGRAMRRRSAELLEAYGLAVNPNATLGSLSVAVQQLVAIIRAVDLSGKVLILDEPTASLDAAEVESLFVAMRALRDRGLAILFVTHFLDQVFAVCDRATVLRNGRLVGEKAIAETSRMDIVSMMLGRELDEAVSHAAPAPLASGEPRVSFRNYGRKRMVEPFDLDIRPGEAVGVAGLLGSGRTETARLVFGADRADTGEARVDGRATRILSPRAAIRLGFGYCPEERKVEGIVGDLSVRENIILALQARRGWAKPLSIREQARIAEHFVKALDIRTTDIEKPIRLLSGGNQQKAILARWLATEPSFLILDEPTRGIDVGAHAEIVRLIEELCAKGMAMLVISSELEELTAYSRRIRVLRDRRHLGDLEGGDISPASIMRTIAGTQGDARS